In Halosegnis marinus, one genomic interval encodes:
- a CDS encoding 50S ribosomal protein L21e, which produces MPSSNGPLHGTRNKLKNKPRERGTSPPQRSVEEYEPGEKVHLKIDPSVPKGRFHPRFSGHTGTVEAKQGRAYKVRITDGGKEKSLIANPAHLRRQVNE; this is translated from the coding sequence TCCGCTCCACGGCACGCGAAACAAGCTGAAGAACAAACCCCGCGAGCGCGGCACCTCGCCGCCGCAGCGCTCGGTCGAGGAGTACGAGCCGGGCGAGAAGGTCCACCTGAAGATCGACCCGTCGGTCCCGAAGGGACGCTTCCACCCGCGCTTCTCCGGCCACACGGGCACCGTCGAGGCCAAGCAGGGCCGCGCGTACAAGGTCCGCATCACGGACGGCGGGAAGGAGAAGTCGCTCATCGCGAACCCCGCACACCTCCGGCGTCAGGTCAACGAGTAG